From a single Nostoc sp. MS1 genomic region:
- the ctpA gene encoding carboxyl-terminal processing protease CtpA has product MGFMQKQVFRLGFSLLVALSLAVGIFAQPAAALTDEQKLVSEVWRIVNRTYLDDTFNHQNWAAVRQKVLEKPISDQKAAYGAIQNMLKTLDDPFTRFLDPEQYHSLQVNTSGELTGVGLQIALNAQSGKLEVVAPIAGSPAEKAGIRPRDRIVKIEGISTTDLTLDEAAARMRGPIGSLVTLLIERDGEGEKEVRVTRDRIALNPVVAELRSSPQGTPFGYLRLTQFNANASMELAHAISSLEKKGAAAYILDLRNNPGGLLQAGVEIARLWLDSGTIVYTVNRQGIQGSFEAFGPALTDDPLVILVNQGTASASEILAGALQDNGRATLVGETTFGKGLIQSLFELSDGAGLAVTIAKYETPNHRDINKLGIKPDTVVTQQILTRDEISTETDLQYQAALDALSNNAVVAKLGSRE; this is encoded by the coding sequence ATGGGGTTCATGCAAAAACAGGTTTTTCGGTTAGGATTTTCGTTATTAGTAGCTTTGAGTTTGGCGGTAGGAATATTTGCTCAACCAGCCGCAGCATTGACGGATGAACAAAAACTGGTTTCGGAAGTGTGGCGAATTGTCAATCGCACTTATCTGGATGACACGTTTAATCATCAAAATTGGGCGGCTGTGAGACAAAAGGTATTGGAAAAGCCGATCTCAGACCAAAAAGCTGCTTATGGCGCTATTCAAAATATGCTCAAGACCTTAGATGATCCTTTTACTAGGTTTTTAGACCCTGAGCAATATCACAGTTTACAGGTGAACACATCTGGAGAACTGACAGGAGTTGGCTTACAAATTGCTCTCAACGCCCAAAGTGGCAAGTTAGAAGTAGTTGCGCCTATTGCGGGTTCGCCAGCCGAGAAAGCGGGAATTAGACCACGCGATCGCATTGTCAAAATTGAAGGCATTTCTACTACAGATTTGACACTCGACGAAGCAGCCGCCAGAATGCGCGGCCCCATTGGTAGTTTAGTCACGCTGTTGATTGAACGCGACGGCGAAGGCGAAAAGGAAGTAAGGGTGACGCGCGATCGCATCGCTCTTAACCCTGTTGTGGCAGAATTACGCTCATCCCCCCAAGGCACGCCTTTCGGCTATCTACGCCTGACTCAATTTAATGCTAACGCCTCTATGGAATTGGCACACGCTATTTCTAGTTTAGAGAAAAAAGGTGCTGCTGCCTACATCTTAGATTTGCGAAACAATCCCGGTGGCTTACTCCAAGCTGGTGTCGAAATTGCCCGGCTGTGGCTAGACTCAGGTACTATTGTATACACTGTCAATCGCCAAGGTATTCAAGGTAGCTTTGAAGCCTTTGGCCCAGCTTTGACAGACGACCCACTCGTAATTTTAGTCAATCAAGGAACCGCCAGTGCCAGCGAAATTCTTGCCGGCGCACTCCAAGATAATGGCCGCGCCACATTAGTAGGTGAAACTACCTTTGGCAAAGGTTTAATTCAATCCTTATTTGAGTTATCTGATGGTGCTGGTTTAGCTGTAACCATTGCTAAGTACGAAACACCCAACCACCGCGATATCAACAAATTAGGCATCAAACCAGATACAGTTGTCACCCAACAAATACTCACCCGCGACGAAATCTCCACCGAAACAGATTTGCAATATCAAGCTGCTTTGGATGCGTTGAGTAATAATGCTGTTGTGGCTAAGTTGGGGAGTAGGGAGTAG
- a CDS encoding ATP-binding protein, producing the protein MDNFFVIYQLKLIFCLAACVNVILLIFLCNILWRYKIKNQQDEERFNEQAAILDVVNDAVLVIDIHQQITFWNKGAELLYGWKSEDILAKNITELWYEQNSTQLQIAISTVINQGEWEGELHQLNKNSDELIVFSRWVLLRDEKNQPKSIAIVNTQVVTKKPSPAQLLRSQRLESIGTLASGIAHDLNNILSPILMAVQLLQMKSQDVQMQKVLNTLESNVKRGANLLKQVLSFARGIEGKKTIVQVRQLILEIEQIVQQTFPKSIICQINIPENLWYVLGDVTQLHQILMNLVINARDAMPHGGILKINADNVVLSPQGGNYISICIEDTGSGIPAKIQKQIFEPFFSTKDVGKGTGLGLSTAMSIIDNHGGFINVQSEAGKGSKFQVYLPAIVSNSQPVNCVEIELAIGNEELILVVDDEAIIREMTKLSLEAYNYKVLTASDGKEALSIYTQYQEQISVVLLDMMMPLMDGAIAIHKLQKINPQIKIIAMSGLLSQPDESAIANMGIKAFLSKPCTTKELMQAINAVHTDN; encoded by the coding sequence ATGGATAATTTTTTTGTTATTTATCAGCTAAAATTAATATTTTGTCTAGCTGCTTGTGTAAATGTAATATTGCTAATATTTTTGTGTAACATCCTGTGGCGCTACAAAATTAAAAATCAGCAGGATGAAGAAAGATTTAATGAACAAGCAGCAATTTTAGATGTTGTTAATGATGCAGTTTTAGTAATCGATATTCACCAGCAAATTACTTTTTGGAATAAAGGCGCAGAACTTTTGTATGGCTGGAAGTCTGAAGATATATTAGCAAAGAATATTACAGAACTTTGGTATGAACAAAATTCAACGCAATTACAAATAGCAATATCAACTGTTATCAATCAAGGTGAGTGGGAAGGAGAGTTACATCAACTAAATAAAAATAGTGATGAACTCATTGTTTTTAGTCGTTGGGTTTTACTTAGAGATGAGAAGAATCAACCAAAATCCATTGCAATTGTAAATACACAAGTTGTAACCAAGAAACCATCGCCAGCACAATTATTGCGATCACAACGCCTCGAAAGTATTGGTACACTGGCAAGTGGTATTGCCCACGACCTCAATAATATCCTTTCTCCAATTTTAATGGCGGTGCAGCTTTTGCAGATGAAATCTCAAGATGTACAAATGCAAAAGGTGCTAAATACTTTAGAAAGCAATGTTAAACGTGGTGCAAACTTACTCAAGCAAGTTTTATCTTTTGCACGAGGTATTGAAGGTAAAAAAACAATTGTTCAAGTCAGACAGTTAATACTAGAAATCGAGCAAATTGTCCAGCAAACATTTCCTAAATCAATTATTTGTCAGATAAACATTCCTGAAAATCTATGGTATGTCTTAGGAGATGTAACCCAATTACATCAAATATTGATGAATCTGGTAATTAATGCTCGTGATGCTATGCCTCATGGTGGAATTTTAAAAATAAATGCTGATAATGTCGTGCTATCTCCTCAAGGTGGAAACTATATTTCTATCTGTATAGAAGATACTGGTTCAGGCATACCTGCGAAAATTCAAAAGCAAATTTTTGAACCATTCTTTTCTACAAAAGATGTAGGTAAAGGCACAGGCTTAGGGCTATCTACAGCAATGAGTATTATTGATAATCATGGTGGTTTTATTAATGTACAGAGTGAAGCAGGCAAAGGTAGTAAATTTCAAGTTTATTTACCTGCTATCGTATCTAATAGCCAACCAGTGAATTGTGTAGAGATAGAATTAGCTATAGGTAATGAGGAATTAATTCTCGTTGTAGATGATGAGGCTATTATCCGTGAGATGACTAAATTATCTCTAGAGGCATATAACTATAAAGTATTAACTGCCAGTGATGGTAAAGAAGCTTTATCAATTTATACTCAGTATCAAGAGCAAATTAGTGTAGTGCTACTAGATATGATGATGCCATTAATGGATGGAGCGATCGCTATCCACAAATTACAAAAAATTAATCCGCAAATCAAAATTATTGCCATGAGTGGGCTATTATCTCAACCAGATGAGAGTGCGATTGCTAACATGGGAATAAAGGCATTTTTATCTAAACCCTGCACAACCAAAGAGTTAATGCAAGCAATTAATGCCGTCCATACTGATAATTAA
- a CDS encoding site-2 protease family protein, which yields MTFWFLLLLGIATYLMVQRSVANITKTPIWLLWLVLMTPALVLTGWTLIYGVKQPPPPSLIFWPSIVCLMLYWVLFQWGRQTPKDTQTATQTPASQSAINPTVESVPVRPIEPTEETQLRNCFPWSIYYVQNIEYRPQAVICRGQLRTSPTQAYQQIRDNIEAQFGDRFLLIFQEGFNGKPFFVLVPNTQAAKARNKQSEQLTRPGLALLLLAATLITTTLVGVKIAGVNLTQVQTNPRIFFQGLPYALALMTILGIHEMGHYLTARFYKIRSTLPYFIPIPFFLGTFGAFIQMKSPIPNRKALFDVGIAGPLAGFIATLPLIIWGLAHSDVVPLTDRTGLLNPDALNPQYSILVSLLAKLALGSALTAKSAIDLHPVAVAGFLGLIVTALNLMPVGQLDGGHIVHAMFGQRTAMFIGQIARLLLLLLSLVQSEFFVWAIILLFIPLVDEPALNDVTELDTKRDILGLLAIALLIIIVLPMPQAIANLLQI from the coding sequence ATGACATTTTGGTTTCTCCTCCTATTGGGAATTGCTACTTACTTGATGGTGCAGCGCAGTGTTGCTAACATCACCAAAACCCCTATCTGGCTGTTATGGCTGGTGTTGATGACACCTGCACTAGTGTTAACTGGATGGACATTGATTTACGGGGTAAAACAACCGCCGCCGCCATCACTGATATTTTGGCCATCAATTGTCTGTCTTATGTTATACTGGGTATTGTTTCAGTGGGGACGGCAAACGCCCAAGGATACGCAAACTGCAACCCAGACCCCAGCATCACAATCGGCTATTAATCCTACCGTAGAATCAGTGCCTGTGCGTCCCATTGAACCAACGGAAGAAACCCAACTACGCAACTGTTTTCCCTGGTCTATATACTACGTCCAGAATATTGAGTATAGACCCCAAGCTGTGATTTGCCGAGGACAGTTGCGGACTTCACCTACACAAGCTTACCAGCAGATTAGAGACAATATTGAAGCCCAATTTGGCGATCGCTTCTTACTCATCTTTCAAGAAGGTTTTAACGGTAAACCATTTTTTGTATTGGTTCCTAACACACAAGCTGCTAAAGCTAGAAACAAACAATCTGAACAGTTGACACGCCCAGGTTTGGCTTTATTACTGTTAGCTGCGACCTTAATTACTACTACCTTGGTAGGTGTAAAAATTGCTGGTGTTAACCTCACACAAGTACAAACTAACCCAAGAATATTTTTCCAGGGATTACCCTATGCTTTGGCATTAATGACTATTTTGGGTATCCATGAAATGGGGCATTATTTAACGGCTAGGTTCTACAAAATCCGTTCGACGCTGCCCTATTTTATTCCTATCCCTTTTTTCTTAGGAACTTTTGGCGCATTCATTCAAATGAAAAGCCCCATCCCCAACCGCAAGGCTTTATTTGATGTGGGTATTGCCGGGCCTCTAGCTGGATTTATTGCCACATTACCCTTAATTATTTGGGGTTTGGCACATTCGGATGTAGTTCCCTTAACTGACAGAACAGGGTTACTAAATCCTGATGCTTTAAATCCTCAATACTCAATTTTGGTGTCGTTGCTGGCTAAGTTAGCTTTAGGAAGTGCGCTAACTGCAAAATCAGCCATTGATTTACATCCTGTTGCCGTGGCTGGTTTTTTAGGATTAATTGTCACAGCTTTAAATCTGATGCCTGTGGGTCAATTAGATGGTGGACATATTGTCCATGCTATGTTCGGACAAAGAACAGCTATGTTTATTGGTCAAATTGCCCGGCTGTTGTTGTTATTACTTTCGTTAGTTCAATCTGAATTTTTTGTCTGGGCGATTATTTTATTATTTATTCCTTTAGTTGATGAACCAGCTTTGAATGATGTGACGGAATTGGATACCAAACGTGACATTTTAGGTTTATTAGCGATCGCTTTATTGATAATTATTGTGTTGCCAATGCCGCAGGCGATCGCCAATCTGCTACAGATTTAG
- the recG gene encoding ATP-dependent DNA helicase RecG translates to MTNDQPDWIRLHKALAVEADNGFTDLLGKQYRFSEFLSLTFGKFPTVLPAIERRRWQELALKFADYPNLGQKERQHLIAETRRYLYQLQKEQEEPQEEQKRSYKPKIPNATPVVAEVSRRLAPKIDQKLSDLPEIGIRKADKLAALRLYTVRDLLFYYPRDHIDYARQVNIRELQAGETVTIVATVKKCNCFTSPKNQKLTILELTLRDNTGQITASRFWAGARFASRGWQESLKRRYPVGSVLAACGLVKGSKYGRLSLDNPELEVLGNPGDTIESLTIGRVVPIYALTEGVMASLVRQAVLAALPAAVHLKDPLPKGLREKYNLMELKDAIANIHFPDESATLQAARRRLVFDEFFYLQLGLLQRQQQAKAIQTSAILAPKGQLIENFYEILPFQLTGAQQRVLNDILNDLQKTTAMNRLVQGDVGSGKTVVAVVAILAAIQSGYQAALMAPTEVLAEQHYRKLVSWFNLLHLPVELLTGSTKTAKRRQIHAQLETGELPLLVGTHALIQDPVNFQRLGLVVIDEQHRFGVKQRALLQQKGEQPHVLTMTATPIPRTLALTIHGDMDVSQIDELPPGRQKIQTTLLSGQQRSQAYDLIRREIAQGRQTYVVLPLVEESEKLDLRSAVEEHQKLQESVFPEFKVGLLHGRMTSADKDEAITKFRDNETQILVSTTVVEVGVDVPNATVMLIENAERFGLSQLHQLRGRVGRGAAQSYCLLMSSSRSPDAQQRLKVLEQSQDGFFISEMDMRFRGPGEVLGTRQSGVPDFTLASLVEDEEILLLARQAAEKVIEIDVTLERWPLMKAELQYRYERLMGGAILT, encoded by the coding sequence ATGACTAATGACCAACCCGATTGGATAAGATTGCATAAAGCCTTGGCAGTAGAAGCAGACAACGGCTTTACTGACTTGCTGGGTAAACAGTACCGCTTCAGTGAATTTCTCAGCCTTACTTTTGGGAAATTCCCGACTGTTTTACCTGCAATTGAACGTCGTCGTTGGCAAGAGTTAGCACTTAAATTTGCTGACTATCCAAATTTAGGTCAGAAAGAAAGGCAACACCTGATAGCGGAAACTCGTAGGTATCTTTACCAATTGCAAAAGGAGCAGGAAGAACCGCAGGAGGAACAGAAGAGGAGTTATAAACCTAAAATTCCTAATGCTACGCCAGTTGTGGCGGAAGTGAGCCGGAGACTAGCTCCGAAAATTGACCAAAAACTGAGTGATTTACCAGAAATAGGGATTCGCAAGGCTGATAAGTTGGCGGCTTTGCGGTTGTATACGGTGCGGGATTTGCTTTTTTACTATCCCCGTGACCACATTGACTATGCGCGTCAGGTGAATATCCGTGAGTTGCAAGCGGGTGAGACGGTGACTATAGTAGCTACGGTCAAAAAATGTAATTGTTTTACTAGTCCGAAGAATCAAAAATTAACGATTCTGGAATTAACTCTTAGAGATAATACAGGACAAATTACAGCAAGTCGTTTTTGGGCGGGTGCGCGGTTTGCTAGTCGTGGCTGGCAAGAAAGTTTAAAGCGTCGTTATCCAGTCGGTAGTGTGTTGGCGGCGTGCGGTTTAGTTAAAGGTAGTAAGTATGGCCGCTTATCACTGGATAATCCAGAATTGGAGGTTTTAGGGAACCCTGGCGACACAATCGAATCTTTAACTATTGGGCGAGTAGTGCCAATTTATGCACTTACTGAAGGGGTAATGGCAAGTTTGGTGAGACAGGCTGTATTAGCAGCTTTACCTGCGGCTGTTCATTTGAAAGACCCATTACCTAAAGGTTTGCGGGAAAAGTATAATTTGATGGAATTGAAGGATGCGATCGCTAACATCCATTTTCCTGATGAAAGTGCTACCCTACAAGCGGCTCGTCGTCGCCTCGTCTTTGATGAATTTTTCTATTTGCAATTAGGTTTACTACAACGTCAGCAGCAAGCCAAAGCTATTCAAACCAGTGCTATCCTCGCTCCCAAGGGTCAGTTAATTGAAAATTTCTACGAAATACTACCCTTTCAACTCACTGGCGCACAGCAACGAGTGCTTAACGATATCCTCAACGACTTGCAAAAAACCACAGCAATGAATCGTTTGGTACAAGGTGATGTGGGTTCTGGTAAAACAGTCGTGGCAGTGGTAGCAATTTTAGCAGCAATTCAATCTGGCTACCAAGCCGCACTCATGGCTCCGACAGAAGTTTTAGCCGAACAGCATTACCGTAAGTTAGTTAGCTGGTTTAATCTATTACATCTACCTGTAGAATTGCTCACAGGTTCCACCAAAACCGCCAAACGCCGACAAATACATGCCCAGTTAGAAACGGGTGAATTACCTTTGTTGGTGGGAACTCACGCCTTAATTCAAGATCCAGTAAATTTCCAACGCTTGGGTTTAGTCGTCATTGATGAACAGCACCGCTTTGGGGTAAAACAACGGGCGTTGTTGCAGCAAAAAGGCGAACAACCCCATGTTTTAACTATGACAGCTACACCCATTCCCCGGACGCTGGCGTTAACCATACACGGGGATATGGATGTGAGTCAAATTGATGAGTTACCACCAGGAAGGCAAAAGATTCAAACCACATTGTTAAGTGGCCAGCAACGTTCTCAGGCTTATGACCTCATCCGCCGGGAAATTGCCCAAGGTAGACAAACTTATGTAGTGTTGCCCTTGGTGGAAGAATCTGAGAAACTAGATTTGCGATCGGCTGTAGAAGAACATCAAAAGTTACAAGAGAGTGTTTTTCCAGAGTTTAAGGTGGGGTTACTCCACGGTCGGATGACTTCGGCTGATAAAGACGAAGCTATCACCAAGTTCCGCGATAATGAAACACAAATTCTCGTATCTACAACCGTTGTCGAGGTAGGCGTAGACGTTCCCAACGCTACAGTTATGTTAATCGAAAATGCGGAACGGTTTGGTTTATCGCAGCTCCACCAATTGCGGGGGCGTGTGGGTCGTGGTGCAGCACAATCTTACTGTTTATTAATGAGTAGTTCTAGAAGTCCTGATGCACAACAACGTTTAAAGGTATTGGAACAGTCCCAAGATGGTTTTTTCATCTCCGAGATGGATATGCGTTTTCGCGGCCCCGGTGAGGTATTGGGAACCAGACAATCGGGTGTGCCTGATTTTACCTTAGCTAGTTTGGTTGAAGATGAAGAAATTTTATTACTAGCAAGGCAAGCAGCCGAGAAAGTGATAGAGATAGATGTAACTTTAGAGCGTTGGCCTTTGATGAAAGCAGAGTTGCAATATCGCTATGAACGTTTGATGGGTGGAGCGATTTTAACTTAA
- a CDS encoding adenosine deaminase, translating into MALYAELHRHLGGSVVPRVLWRYFERHSSELISRFAEYPEFEDFYTRPRNTLDEYLELHTLVEKVQTVDTLPYFIYRLVRGAYIFENLAYLELRYTPYLRTPEHLSQSERIDKMAEIVKVVGEASSQPEYPIVTSQILCMHTRLPYEVNKAIVDLAVQNRNYVCGIDVAGGDSHYADHMEEWISLFEYARSQNINTTGHFYETPAGCYAELLPYLMRIGHGIQIPLLYPELLPEVARRGQCLEVCPTTYIKTGTLQNIRQLKLVFDRCFDAGVDIAICTDNAGLHNVRLPFEYENLLTYDIINFKQLQACQDAAFRHAFAWPYAQRPASLLTGLLQPETNNVLANEKLGARG; encoded by the coding sequence ATGGCTTTATATGCAGAATTGCATAGACATCTGGGTGGTTCCGTCGTTCCCCGTGTCTTATGGCGTTATTTTGAACGACACTCATCAGAATTAATTTCCCGTTTTGCTGAGTATCCAGAGTTTGAAGACTTTTACACCCGTCCCCGCAATACTTTAGATGAGTATCTAGAACTACATACCCTTGTAGAAAAAGTGCAAACTGTAGATACCCTACCCTACTTTATTTATCGTCTGGTACGTGGTGCTTACATTTTTGAAAATTTAGCTTATCTGGAACTACGCTACACCCCATACTTACGCACACCAGAACACCTGAGTCAGTCCGAAAGAATTGACAAGATGGCAGAAATTGTCAAAGTCGTAGGGGAAGCTAGTAGTCAGCCAGAATACCCAATTGTTACTAGCCAAATTTTGTGTATGCACACACGCCTACCCTATGAGGTAAATAAGGCAATTGTTGATTTGGCAGTACAAAACAGAAACTATGTTTGTGGGATAGATGTAGCTGGGGGTGATAGCCATTACGCCGATCACATGGAAGAATGGATTAGCTTATTTGAGTATGCGCGATCGCAAAACATCAACACCACTGGTCACTTCTATGAAACTCCGGCTGGATGTTACGCCGAACTGTTACCCTACCTCATGCGAATTGGTCACGGTATCCAAATTCCCCTATTGTACCCAGAGTTACTACCAGAGGTAGCTAGGCGCGGTCAGTGTTTGGAGGTTTGCCCCACAACCTATATCAAAACTGGCACTTTACAAAACATTCGCCAACTCAAGTTAGTCTTTGACCGATGTTTTGATGCTGGAGTAGATATCGCCATCTGTACTGATAACGCTGGTTTACACAATGTCCGTTTGCCCTTTGAGTACGAAAACCTTCTGACTTACGACATTATTAACTTTAAACAGCTACAAGCTTGCCAGGATGCTGCTTTCCGCCATGCCTTTGCTTGGCCTTACGCTCAACGTCCTGCATCTTTATTAACTGGGTTGCTACAGCCAGAAACAAACAACGTTTTGGCGAATGAGAAGTTAGGCGCTAGAGGTTAA
- a CDS encoding MBL fold metallo-hydrolase produces MCPLPQQPSHTTKSPRDVLDSIFAFSPNRDTLGATSYFIVGNEGNILIDCPALDQANLDFLRSHGGVKWLLLTHRGAIGKTAELQQNLSCEILIQEQEAYLLPGLTVTTFTQELTITPTAKVIWTPGHSPGSSCLYYNNLGGVLFSGRHLLLNQQGEPVPLRTAKTFHWPRQINSLKTIIQTFTPETLNYLCPGANTGFLRGKRFIDQAYQRLAALNLQALLETQAIL; encoded by the coding sequence ATGTGTCCCTTACCTCAACAGCCTAGCCATACAACTAAGTCACCACGGGATGTTTTAGACAGTATTTTTGCCTTTTCACCAAATCGGGACACATTGGGGGCAACCTCTTATTTCATTGTAGGAAATGAAGGGAATATCCTCATAGATTGCCCTGCGTTAGATCAAGCAAATTTAGATTTTTTGCGATCGCACGGCGGCGTGAAATGGTTACTCCTCACCCATCGCGGCGCTATTGGTAAAACCGCAGAACTTCAACAAAATTTAAGCTGTGAAATTCTCATCCAAGAACAAGAAGCCTACCTACTACCAGGCTTAACTGTTACTACTTTTACTCAAGAACTCACCATCACACCCACAGCCAAAGTCATCTGGACACCAGGACATTCCCCTGGTTCCTCTTGCTTGTACTATAACAATTTGGGTGGTGTATTATTTTCTGGTCGCCATTTACTTCTCAATCAACAAGGCGAACCAGTTCCCTTAAGAACAGCTAAAACCTTTCACTGGCCAAGACAAATCAACAGTCTCAAAACAATCATCCAAACCTTTACCCCAGAAACCCTCAACTACCTCTGTCCTGGTGCTAACACTGGCTTCCTCAGAGGTAAACGCTTCATCGACCAAGCCTATCAACGCCTCGCCGCCTTGAATTTGCAGGCTTTGTTAGAGACACAGGCGATTTTGTAG